The Vicia villosa cultivar HV-30 ecotype Madison, WI linkage group LG1, Vvil1.0, whole genome shotgun sequence genome includes a region encoding these proteins:
- the LOC131642623 gene encoding dihydrolipoyllysine-residue acetyltransferase component 4 of pyruvate dehydrogenase complex, chloroplastic-like, translating into MNAHSTSIISMASPSPSLRTSTSLPFSTLILPRTSSLRRRPFKIQAKIREIFMPALSSTMTEGKIVSWIKSEGDTLSKGDSVVVVESDKADMDVETFYDGILAAIVVSEGETAPVGAPIGLLAETAEDIAEAQAKAKSVKSGSGSGSSPSPPPEVPDTPPVVSSQSPPPPPPPIKAVSDGPKKITATPQAKKLAKQHKVDIASVNGTGPFGRITPADVEAAAGIVPSKSNAPSVVASAPVASEKPKAGSSSAAPAALPGSSNVAFTTMQSAVAKNMVESLSVPTFRVGYPVTTDALDALYEKVKPKGVTMTAILAKAAAMALVQHPVVNATCKDGKNFHYNSNINVAVAVAINGGLITPVLQDADKLDLYLLSQKWKELVAKARSKQLQPHEYNSGTFTLSNLGMFGVDRFDAILPPGQGAIMAVGASKPTVLADADGFFRVKNKMLVNVTADHRIIYGADLAAFLQTFSKIIENPESLTL; encoded by the exons ATGAACGCACATTCCACTTCGATAATCTCCATGGCTTCTCCATCTCCGTCTCTCCGCACCTCAACTTCCCTCCCTTTCTCCACTCTCATCCTCCCCCGCACCTCCTCCCTTCGCCGCCGTCCCTTCAAAATCCAAGCCAAGATCCGCGAAATCTTCATGCCCGCACTCAGTTCTACCATGACCGAGGGTAAAATCGTCTCGTGGATCAAATCCGAAGGCGACACTCTCTCCAAAGGTgatagtgttgttgttgttgaatcagATAAAGCTGATATGGATGTTGAAACTTTCTATGATGGAATTCTTGCTGCTATTGTTGTTTCCGAAGGTGAAACTGCTCCAGTAGGTGCTCCGATTGGTTTGCTCGCTGAAACTGCTGAAGATATCGCTGAAGCTCAAGCTAAGGCCAAATCCGTCAAATCCGGTTCTGGTTCTGGTtcttctccttctcctcctcCTGAAGTACCGGACACTCCTCCGGTGGTTTCTTCTCAGTCTCCTCCCCCGCCGCCACCACCGATTAAGGCTGTTTCTGATGGTCCGAAGAAAATTACCGCCACACCTCAGGCGAAGAAGCTTGCGAAACAACATAAAGTTGACATTGCTTCAGTAAACGGGACTGGTCCGTTTGGGAGGATTACTCCGGCTGATGTGGAGGCTGCTGCAGGGATTGTGCCGTCAAAGAGTAATGCACCTTCGGTGGTAGCTTCTGCTCCGGTGGCGTCGGAGAAGCCGAAAGCTGGTTCTTCTTCTGCTGCACCGGCTGCGTTGCCGGGTTCGAGTAATGTTGCTTTTACTACTATGCAATCTGCTGTTGCTAAGAATATGGTGGAGAGTTTATCTGTGCCGACTTTCCGTGTTGGATATCCGGTTACGACGGATGCTCTTGATGCTCTATATGAGAAG GTGAAACCTAAGGGTGTTACTATGACTGCTATATTGGCCAAAGCTGCTGCCATGGCACTTGTTCAGCATCCAGTTGTCAATGCTACCTGCAAAGACGGCAAGAACTTTCACTATAACAGTAACATTAATGTTGCTGTTGCCGTGGCAATCAATGGTGGTTTGATAACCCCAGTTCTTCAAGATGCTGATAAG TTGGACTTGTATCTGTTGTCCCAAAAATGGAAAGAACTAGTTGCAAAGGCTCGTTCAAAGCAATTGCAACCTCATGAGTATAATTCAG GAACTTTCACGCTTTCCAACTTGGGTATGTTTGGAGTTGACAGGTTTGATGCCATTCTTCCACCAGGCCAG GGGGCTATCATGGCTGTCGGAGCATCAAAGCCTACTGTTCTGGCTGATGCAGATGGATTCTTCAGGGTGAAAAATAAAATGCTG GTGAATGTAACAGCTGATCACCGAATAATTTATGGGGCTGACCTGGCTGCCTTCCTTCAGACATTCTCTAAAATCATTGAAAACCCAGAAAGCCTAACATTATAG